Within Nitrospira sp. MA-1, the genomic segment GTGCGCATTGCTTATCAAGAGTGGAATTTCCTCAGGGTTGGGATAAGGTGCCACTCGGCTGCACTGTGGCGTTTCGCATCAGTGAGCAATTTTGACCAGATCTCATGCTATCTCTTTGCTATGCTTTGAATGGACTAACAAACGCAACCCCTCTCGCATCCTTGGCTATAGGAGGAGACGTTATGACCTGCCGATCTGCCCGATTGTTTTTAAACCCTGCCCCACTGAATCTGGTCTACTGCCGTATGTGTGGCTCGACCGATTTGCAACTGTCCTGTTCATCAAAAACCTTTGGACCACACATGTGTTTGATTTGTGTCCAGTCCCTGATTGAGTTGGGAACGGCAAAGCAATCTGGCCCTGTGCCATTGCGTGAACTTGTACGTACCTGAGCTATGTGCCGCACGGGGGCCTGGCCGGACCCACTGGGCGCTTGATGGAACCCCTTGTGGCGGCGGGGCCGCTTCTCCGGTCCGAAACAACCGCGGTCACGTACTCATTTAAATTCACGCAATTTGTGCAATATTGAACAGACGGGGCCAGGCCTTCCCGCCATACTGGCCAATCATCTGAAGGTGAGGAATGCCAAAATGTTCAAAAGCCGGAACAGGTATCACCGAACCAAGTCTCATTCCAAAAATGTCCAACATCATGTATCCACGTTTGCGTTGAATGAGCGCCTCTGTGATCTCCAAACAGGACGGTAAAGGTGAAGGGGCTCCGAACACCGTGGATATATATGGTCTTATTCGGTTGAAAGGAGCACGCCGTGAAAACGCTTACTTCTTCAGTCAAGGGGCTGGTGACGAATCAAGAAGAATTTCAGGAAAGTATTTCGGCCGATTTTCCGTTTTTCCTGGAACGGTCATCGGGCATTATCAAACGAAATTTACAGGACATGGGGCAATGGGTCGACGACACCTCACATGAAAAATCACTTCGCAGGCTGTCCTTTGACCTGGTTGTCTGGTTTATTGAGTATTGCCCATCTCAATTGCCGGGTCATCCTACGGTGTTGTTGGACGGCTTTATTTCGGATTTCCTTGAAAGATTCCAGGAATCAAACATTTCGCTGACTTCAAATTCCATTTTGTACCGATTCATTGAAGGACTGCTCCGTCGTGCTGCGGTAAGCCGTGATGCCCTCATCTGTCTTTTCTATCATTTTTATGGCATGAAACCCGCCGAGGTGGGTCTTCTTCTAGGATTGGAAAAAGGAAAAACGCTGGAGATTTATAAGGGTTTCGAACGGTGGAGGCAAAAAGGATGGCACCAGGCGGTTGAAGAAATCGGATTGACCGACCAGGACCTGTTCTCATTAGCTGAGACGCAACGGAGTCAACCTGAAGTCTTCCATGAAAACGTCCAAAAAATTCTGAAACCGTTATCGCCATTCTGTCGTAAAAGTGAACCTCAGTATAACCGGTGTGTGGAAGAGGAAAAATGGTATGAGATGTTCAGGGAAGGGTATGGGTGTGAATACCGGATGTGGCATTTACCGTTATGCCAGTCCTGTATGCACACCATTACCAAGTTTAGAGACGTATTTTGGCTCAATGCCACCCTCCCGTCACAACTCCATCTGCATATCTCCCCTCATGTATTGAAAAAAGAAACGAGACGCTGGCTTTCCGTGCCGGGGAACATTTCTCCTTCGGGGAGCAGTCACTCCCAGTGCCCCGGAGACATGTAAGAAGCATAGGCAAAGGGTATGGGCAGTTGATAAATGATGGAAGAGAAAGGCGATTCTTACGAATGCCAGGAACACATTGTACGGATAAGGAAGTACGTCCATTGGCAAATGACCGCCTATCGGCCCCGAGTCCGGGACTTTACACTCCTTGTGGGTGAATGACCTCACCATTCAACTCCAGGCCGTGTCTACAGTAGCAACTCGCGTCCGTCACCCCTGCGATTGGCAGGGTTCCAGTCGGAGGCAGGACAGTCTGTGTCTGAGCAGGACGTTTTTTTTGAATGCTCCCTCCAAATCCTTCCTTAAGGTAAATTTTCCAGCGTGAGCAATATTGACCAGACATCGTCCGGTCCGCCCTCCATAATGAACCATAATCAGAATAGGGATAGCAGGGGTGAGTGAGGCGGTTTCCCGGCGATTTTGATTCTTTGACGGGGGAGAGAAACGCATGAACGCAGATCAATTCAAAGGAAAATGGATGCAGTTCAAAGGTGAATTCAAGCAGCAGTATGGCAAGTTCACCAATGATGCCTTACGGCAGATCAAAGGAATTGACGACACCATTATCGGCAAGGTGCAGGAACGGTACGGCGACAAAAAAGATGCACTCATGAAGTGGGAGAAACAAGGCCAGAACTCGTCTACGGCCGAGACGGCACACCCAAATATACCCTGACGAGAAATTTCCAAGAAGAGTGCAATGCGGAAGCATCCAATTCAGAAAAGAACAAATTATGAAAATACCCTATCTCATCATCGTGTGCACTGTTTTACTTGTCAGCGGGGCCATCAGCGTCGGATCAACGGACATCATAGGCAAGGCGGGTGAGAAGACATCGATTACTGACCCGAGGGAGGGTATCGGGTGGCAGATTGATGACGAGACTACTCCTAGACAGGTACGGCTCAACCGCAAGGTCAATTACGTTGGGGTTAACCACCAGGCGCCGGAGAAGAGTCACCCATCGGTGGAGTTCGACGAAAGGGGGTGGTCCGTTCATCCCAGTCGGCTTCATGCCAGCCGTGTACAATTGTCAATTTTCTCCTTGTGTCTTCTTTCGATGAAGCCATTAGGGCCTGCGTAACGGAGCGGATGGCCATGAATGCTCATATGAATCCCCAGACCAAAGCATAAGGGACATCATGCACGAGCGAGGTCCAGATTATTCTGATCCGTTGCTCAAGGTAGTGTGGACAGCCTTTCGATTTCAGGAGGTAGTGTTCACGGAAAAGTATCTTAGAAAAACGAGAATGACTCACGTATCGGGAAGCACATGATCTATTTCGAACTAAAAGGGGCGATACCTCGCAATCGCATGCCAATCCATTTCTAATAGGAAAGGTCCTCTTGAAATGATCAAGCAACACATTCTCGTGGTCGACGACAACGCTGCCATTCGTAATCTGCTAAAAATCCGCTTGGAATATTCCGGGCACACGGTAGATCTTGCTGAAAATGGTGGTGAAGGATTGATGATGCTCGCACAGGCGGAATATGACCTCGTCCTCCTCGATTATATGATGCCTGGAATCACGGGTTTGACGGTCTTAGAGCACATCAAGGAGCGGTATCCTTCCCTAGCGGTCGTCATGCTCACCGGGCATTCTGACGGCCACATGGAGGGCCAGGCGATTGCGGCAGGGGCGCGGGCCTGTCTGTATAAACCATTTAATTGGGTGGAGTTGGAAGACATCCTTCGTTGCTCGGTCGGCACGGCTTCATAAGAGAGATGGTATCCGAGCGTCTGGTATCCAGAGTGAAGCACCTTTCCTAAATCAAAAGGAAGTATGGCACCTAAACGAACACCCTCGTTCAATCCGAAAACCTTCCTGAGACAAGTCGGGAACGGCAAAACCATTATATCGTGTGAAAAAAACCGTGTTCTTTTTTCGCAAGGAGATGCGGCAGATGCCGTCTATTACATTCTGGAAGGAAAAGTCACGCTCACGGTCGTGTCCAAGCGCGGCAAAGAGGCCGTTGTGGCCATTCTGGAACCAGCGACCTTTTTTGGGGAAGCCTGTCTCACCGGGCAGGTATTGCGTTTGGAGGCCGCGACGACGGCCGGTGTCGCAAAGATTGTACGCATTGGGAAAGCGGCCATGATCCAGGTGCTTCACGAAGAACCCACCTTCTCCGAACTCTTCCTCGCCCATCTCCTGGTTCGAAGCCTCCGCATCCAAGAGGATCTGGTCGATCAGCTCTTCAATTCCAGCGAGAAACGACTGGCGCGCCTGCTGCTCCTCATGGCCCATTTCGGCAAAGAAAGCGAACCGGAGACCGTCATTGCGAAATTAAGTCAGGAAACGCTTGCGGATATGATCGGCACCACGCGCTCTCGCGTGAGTTTCTTTATGAATAAGTTTCGAAAACTGGGCTTCATTGAATACGACAGCGGATTGGACAAGGAGTTGCACGTGCACAGGTCTCTTCTGAATGTCGTCCTCCACGACTAGGTTTCCTCCTTTGGTTCAATGAAGGTGAGCCGCAACACCTCTAGCGGAGCCTCCGTTTCCGTTCTCACCCCTGAGCAATATTGACCAGACAGGCCTTGCCCGGGGGCCTATAATTTTATGGAGGTGATGATATCGGGTCGGCCGATCATAGGCCGAGTTTGTACAGAAGAGGCCTGCGGAGAGGGCCATCTTATGGGAATGATCAAAGATAACCAGGAGGTTATGATGAATTGTGTACGTTGCGGAGGATTTCAAATGTTGGATCAGTTCTACGGCATGGAAAACAATGGATCTGTTTGGATGTATGATGCCGTGCGGTGCCTCAATTGTGGATCCATAGAAGAGCCCATGAGGGAAAAAGCGGAGGCGATCGCATCGCTCAGAGCGGAACGCCTCAATCAATATGCCTTGAGCGTGCGGGTAGTAGACCACCAATAGGAAAAATCGGGCTCGTTCCTCGTCGTCATTCCTTGCCATCTATCTGGATCGGGGAGACCGTGGCCGTTTGAACTCCATGCCATCTGGTCTATTCAAATTTCCGGATTTCTCGCAATAAGCTCGCACCGGGAGAATGTCAGTAAGGAGCCGTGAAAGTCCCGACCGACTACCTGAACCTGGGTGGGGGTGTTGAGTCCCGCCCGGTCCATCCCGCATAAAGACCTGCTACAGAAAAAATTAATGGGTGAGTCAAGAATACAAAAATCCATCCTTTCAGCATGAATTTGGGGAACGAACGGGAGCAGGGTGGTTGGATATAATTTCTATTCATTCATCATTCATTCCATTTCCTACTCAAGGGGGAACCGCGCATGATTACCTATTTTCGCCACCTCTATCGTTTCACCATAGGGTTTTGGATTCCACAGACATCCCCTCTCTGTTTTGTGCCCGTTACCGTTGCAGGAGAGGAGTTCTGTGATAGCCCAAAGCAGCCGTTTTCCTGCCATGCCATACAAAGTTTGTGTGTCGCCATGCTTATAGGCGGATTTCTCACGGGGTGTATTACCGATGCCACCACTGACCTGACCAAAGCTCCTTTTGATGCTTCCACCGAGCTCACGGACGCTTCGACAGATTCATTTACCAGACTGACAGATGGGACCAGTCAAGCGACGAGCGATCTCACCGAGCCCACCAGAGAATTCCTCTCCAGCACGACACCGGGGGCCTGGTTCAATGCAGATGGCATGCTCAATGCTGACCATAAAAAGATTGCGTTTGTGGTCGTCAACTTTGATAATTTGGAAGAGGATATCGCCAGGGGATCCGGAGAATATCTGGTTTCGCTTTCGATGTTGATGGGTGTCCCCCCGGATTCCCGATACCGGTTTTTACAATCCGCACAACGGCAACATGGCTATATTTTTGATGAGAGCCAATCCAGGCCTGAATCATTTAGACGTCTGATCAAGACCTTACATGTGACGTCACCCTACTCGTAAAGAACGGTCTGATTAGCGGATTTTTGGCCTGGGGTATGCCTCCTGCATGCTGTTGATCAAGGCGATATCGATTTCGTTTCTTCTGCTTCTCGTTTTCATTCCGTGCAAACAGGAGGGGGCGTACTATACTTTTCGATGTTCATTATCGGATTAAAAAAAATGAATAGATTCCCTCTATCTATCCCCCTTTCAGGTTAGCCGAATGACCTGACGTGCCAATCAATGGGCCGATCTTCCCTTACCCCTGCGAGTTATAACGGCCACCGGTGAACTCCTTCGTCCCGATTCCATATGGCCGACCTGATTCATCAAATGGTGCGAAATTGAGGGGCGAACGCTATCGGCCTACCCAAAAACCCATGTGAGGATATGCCCAAAACAATGATCGACAAGCCAACGATTCTCTCTAAGGGTGGTCTGGCTGTCCAGTTCCACGGACGGTTGCTTTTAGCCTAGGCTATGCGAGAATTAGATCGGACGATCTGTGAAACCACATGTGGCCGCTTGGTCGTCGCGAGGTCACCGCGATTGAGACCTCTTTCCGGCACACAGGGCAAGTGGGAATGGGCAAGGATGATACCCTGCCATTGATACCTTCACCAGAAGGTCTTTGTGGACGACAATATTCTTGGATTTTCCTTTGCCAGTTAGGCCGAATTTTCAGGGCTTTCCCTTCCTCAGCGGTTATCCATCGTGACTCTACGCATCGGTGTTTTATGCCCCGGAAAGGGTGGCATTTTTAGGTAGGTTTGGGTAAGGTATGCCCACCGAGCAAAGGGAAACGACGGTCACGTTCATCAATCTGATCGGAGGCGGCTCATCTCCCTTGATTGCGACTACACTAACCTTATGGCGGAGACAGGATGAAGCATGTAAAAGGTTGTCTGATGGTTCTGGCCTGTGTTGGTCTGGCAGGGCTAGGGGATGTCACCTTCGTTTCCGGTCATACACTCCCGGGCTCCGTCGTTGTCGCCTTAGACTCGGTCGAAAATTCTGAACAAAACCTTCGGGACGATGATAACAATACATTAACTCCCTTCGATCAATCCAAAGGCAGTGAGGAGGATGTGGAAATGACCCGGCGTATCCGGCAGGAACTTATGGCCGATACCACCTTATCCATGAATGCCCATAATATTAAAATTGTCACGTTGAATGGAAAAGCCACCCTACGCGGACCGGTGGATACTCAGGATGAGCGAAGGCGGATTTTGAAAATCGCCACGTTAATTGTTGGCCTGAACAATGTCATAAATCTGCTTGAAGTGGAAAACGATTAAATAACCTCTTTATCCCCCGGAAAAGGAGTGCGCGATGGCTAAAGCCGTATTTTGTATTGCGACAACTTTTTTGCAAGCCGAGGAAATTGTCGACAAACTCAAAAATGCAGGATTTGCGAGTACGGATATCTCTGTGCTTTTTCCGGACACCCATGGGGCCAAGGATTTAGCACACGAAAAGCACACGAAGGCTCCGGAGGGGGCTGTCACGGGAGCCGGAGCCGGCGGGGTGTTGGGCGGGGCTCTTGGTTGGTTGGTGGGGATCGGGGCACTGGCGCTGCCGGGCATAGGTCCGTTTGTGGCTGCCGGTCCAATTATGGCTGCGTTGGGAGGAGTGGCAGTGGGAGCTACCGTAGGAGGCCTGACCGGCGGGCTTGTCGGCATGGGTATCCCTGAGTATGAAGCCAAGCTCTATGAAGGGAAGATTAAAGAAGGCAAAATTCTGATCTCGGTGCATTCAGAAAATCCAGATACTACGGATTGTGCCAAAACGATCTTTAAAAATGAGAATGCAGAGGATATTGCCATTTCGGACGAAGCCGCAGTCAAATCATAAAAACGGGTAAGGACAGAAACGGGTAGTTAGGCGGAAGATGTGCCGGAAACCTTTTGACCCTCTTGTCCTCGGAGCGCATTTTTCCCATGGAAATGGCGGGACAGGTTCCTGCAGTCCGCCCAAAGGAAGTCCAGATTGTTATTCTCGACCTTCCTTATCGGGTAGCAGAAAAAATAAATAAATTCCTCTCTCCACCACCTTCAGGTCGGTCACCCATGCTGCCGTGATCAACAGTGGGGGGGCGTTGTTTGAGCCTGGCGAGTCGGGCTGCCTCACCTGGGATCTACGGGAGCTCGATTCCATCAGCCCGATCGAGGTGAATATGGTTTTGGGTCCTTTGTCCGAAACTTCCTCTCCATCTATCCGAATCGACCTGAGCATCCCGAGCACGAAACGTTTCTGCGCGAAATGGGCAAGTCTTCGTGACCCTCGGCGTCTGGGCTCTGGTCATTATGTATTGAAGAACATTGGTGAAATTGACGGTTGGTCAGGGTGGGATTGCGCAACGACTTGTCCTGGAGGAGTATGACGTATCGGCGATCCCCCCATTCAAAACCCTTCTCAATTTTTTAATTAGCACGCACATCTATGTGGCGACTGCCGCCATTGCGGCCATCCTATTGCACCTCGCGATGGTCGGCCTGCCTGCATGCAGACATTTTATTTGTCCCAGCCGTCCTGGCCCTGGTGTTGTGGCAAGGTGTGTTTGGGTTTTCCTCCCATGGCGATTTTCTCCTCAGGAGTTGAAAAAGGTTTCCTATGTCGTGCATGCCCAATTTGTGACCGGAATCATGATCGGCATCTTTTCGGGGGTGGGGCATCCGCTGCTTGACGATTAGTCGTTCAGGGGGAAGAGCACGATTTGTCAGGTGAGATCCCTTTGGCCTCGAATGGGTAGGGTTCATGTCACTCACAGGCAAACGGGGGCAGCAAAAAGAGAAGGGGGAGGGTGTTGATGGCTTGGACAGTGTATATGTTGGAATGCGCCGATACCAGTTTGTACACGGGGATCACCGTGGATCTGGCGCGTCGTCTTAAGGAGCATTCGAAAGGTAAGGGGGCCAAATATACCAGACACCGTGGGCCGTTCACGGTGGTGTTCACCGAAATTCAGGAGACG encodes:
- a CDS encoding Crp/Fnr family transcriptional regulator, encoding MAPKRTPSFNPKTFLRQVGNGKTIISCEKNRVLFSQGDAADAVYYILEGKVTLTVVSKRGKEAVVAILEPATFFGEACLTGQVLRLEAATTAGVAKIVRIGKAAMIQVLHEEPTFSELFLAHLLVRSLRIQEDLVDQLFNSSEKRLARLLLLMAHFGKESEPETVIAKLSQETLADMIGTTRSRVSFFMNKFRKLGFIEYDSGLDKELHVHRSLLNVVLHD
- a CDS encoding CsbD family protein translates to MNADQFKGKWMQFKGEFKQQYGKFTNDALRQIKGIDDTIIGKVQERYGDKKDALMKWEKQGQNSSTAETAHPNIP
- a CDS encoding response regulator, producing MIKQHILVVDDNAAIRNLLKIRLEYSGHTVDLAENGGEGLMMLAQAEYDLVLLDYMMPGITGLTVLEHIKERYPSLAVVMLTGHSDGHMEGQAIAAGARACLYKPFNWVELEDILRCSVGTAS
- a CDS encoding DUF3015 family protein, producing MITYFRHLYRFTIGFWIPQTSPLCFVPVTVAGEEFCDSPKQPFSCHAIQSLCVAMLIGGFLTGCITDATTDLTKAPFDASTELTDASTDSFTRLTDGTSQATSDLTEPTREFLSSTTPGAWFNADGMLNADHKKIAFVVVNFDNLEEDIARGSGEYLVSLSMLMGVPPDSRYRFLQSAQRQHGYIFDESQSRPESFRRLIKTLHVTSPYS
- a CDS encoding BON domain-containing protein — its product is MKHVKGCLMVLACVGLAGLGDVTFVSGHTLPGSVVVALDSVENSEQNLRDDDNNTLTPFDQSKGSEEDVEMTRRIRQELMADTTLSMNAHNIKIVTLNGKATLRGPVDTQDERRRILKIATLIVGLNNVINLLEVEND
- a CDS encoding GIY-YIG nuclease family protein: MAWTVYMLECADTSLYTGITVDLARRLKEHSKGKGAKYTRHRGPFTVVFTEIQETRGQALKREAVIKAMTREGKLGLLGTG